The nucleotide sequence ATAAAGATGAGCACCAAAGTTATAAGCGCTAAATAGTAGAAGCTCTGGGTTGTATTGATATCCACAAAGCCAAAGGAGGGAGTTGGGATACCCCGGAGTCCACTGGTGCTGCCGGTCAGGTAGTACAGTGTGACGGCCAGCTGCCCTATGATGCCTAGAAAAGCGACCGTCATCATGACAAAATATAGCCCTTTGAGCCTCAGGGCAGGTACACCTATCACTATAGCGCCCACAGCGCATATACCTATATCTACCAGAAAACCAACTCCAGTAGGCCAGCCAGCCTTAACGGTTATTAGCCCTGTAGCGTACCCACCCAATCCAAAAAAAGCAGTGTGGGCCATCGTCAATTCGCCAAGGAAGCCCACATACAGGTTAAAGGATATCGTCAATATGGCATATATCAGTGTCAAAACCAGCAGATGATCCCAGTATAGGCTTGTCCAGTTAGGTATTCCTATTGCTATACCCAGAATCATGATAATGAGCAGAGCTCGGTTTGTTTTTGCCATAATCTATATTCCTTTGCCGCCCAGCAGGCCTGCAGGTCTCACAATCAGGACAACGATGATGGTGCCAAAAACAACGACATTCACCCATGCGGCATCCCACAACCCTCCCACCATAGACTCCATCAACCCTAATAATAGTCCTCCTGCTATTGCCCCGCCGATGTTACCCAAGCCTCCAAGCAACACCACGATCATAGCCTTAAAAAGATAAGGCATTCCTATTGTGGTCTCTATGGGGTATATCGGGGCTAGGAATCCTCCGCCTGCGGCTGCAAGAGCAGCCGCAATCATCATGGCCACAAGGAACATAAACTGCGGACTGATGCCCATGAGTGATGCAGCGGTCTCGTTCTGCGTGGTGGCCCTCAGCGCCTTGCCTAATTGGGTGCGTTGAAGAAACAAGTAAAGCACTAGGACGAGCAAGAGAGCCGCAAAGAAGGTCAGCACCTTCTGATCTGTGAGAAAGATCTGGCCTATGGGATTCCTGTAGTTGTCGGATAGGCTTGTGTTCAGTGTTCTCGCCTCACCAGGCCAAGCCTTCCGTGCTATGTTTTCAATGAAGAAGGCCAAGGCTACGGTGGTGAGGATTGGCGCCACCTGGCTTTTGCCATGAACTGGCTTAATCCCCACGATATGGATGCCAGCGCCAACAACGCTTACAAACAACACTGAAAGTAGTATGCAGACGAAATAGTTGTTCAGGACACCTACGTTATCAAACCATCCTTGAGAAAACTGGAAGGTCATAAAGGCACCAAGCATCAGCAGGTGCCCTTGTGCGACGTTGATCAACTTGAGCACGCCAAGGCATAGGGTAAAACCCACGGCGACCAGCACATAAACGCTCCCCAGC is from Dehalococcoidia bacterium and encodes:
- a CDS encoding branched-chain amino acid ABC transporter permease, with product MSWWDMFYQQLANGLVLGSVYVLVAVGFTLCLGVLKLINVAQGHLLMLGAFMTFQFSQGWFDNVGVLNNYFVCILLSVLFVSVVGAGIHIVGIKPVHGKSQVAPILTTVALAFFIENIARKAWPGEARTLNTSLSDNYRNPIGQIFLTDQKVLTFFAALLLVLVLYLFLQRTQLGKALRATTQNETAASLMGISPQFMFLVAMMIAAALAAAGGGFLAPIYPIETTIGMPYLFKAMIVVLLGGLGNIGGAIAGGLLLGLMESMVGGLWDAAWVNVVVFGTIIVVLIVRPAGLLGGKGI